Proteins encoded within one genomic window of Rhizobium favelukesii:
- a CDS encoding DUF5372 family protein has product MATRKQNWGEDRVMFYDVQGRLRSLPASWTDVDEIDAFRQIAAGRSFSRPDDLSALASLIAHIKDHHGD; this is encoded by the coding sequence CTGGCGACGCGCAAGCAGAATTGGGGCGAAGACCGCGTCATGTTCTATGACGTTCAAGGACGACTGCGTTCGCTGCCGGCCTCGTGGACGGATGTCGATGAGATCGACGCATTCCGCCAGATAGCCGCAGGTCGGTCCTTCTCGCGCCCAGACGATCTGTCGGCGCTGGCGTCATTGATTGCTCACATCAAGGACCACCATGGAGATTGA
- a CDS encoding helix-turn-helix domain-containing protein, protein MTKESKPDRLRQMGALNPRPEGVHASWFREAGFFDPLDLVQVKYEMLRHARQDGTNKADAAALFGLSRQTYYQAEAAFERDGIAGLLPRTRGPKSAHKLTGEVMRLVEEHLDANGQLQARSLAELVHSRLGISVHPRSIERAVARKKKR, encoded by the coding sequence ATGACCAAAGAAAGCAAGCCCGATCGCCTGCGCCAGATGGGCGCTCTCAACCCCAGACCCGAGGGCGTCCACGCGTCCTGGTTCCGGGAAGCAGGTTTCTTTGATCCGCTCGATCTCGTGCAAGTGAAGTACGAGATGCTTCGTCACGCCCGCCAAGACGGCACTAACAAAGCCGATGCGGCCGCGCTTTTCGGGCTGTCCCGGCAGACCTATTATCAAGCGGAGGCCGCGTTCGAGCGCGATGGCATTGCCGGCCTCTTGCCGCGCACCCGCGGGCCGAAGTCAGCCCACAAGCTTACTGGCGAGGTCATGCGTCTCGTCGAGGAGCATCTCGATGCGAACGGCCAACTGCAGGCCCGTTCGCTGGCGGAACTGGTGCATTCGAGACTGGGCATCAGCGTCCATCCTCGCAGTATCGAACGCGCGGTGGCGCGTAAAAAAAAACGATGA